In Fundulus heteroclitus isolate FHET01 chromosome 18, MU-UCD_Fhet_4.1, whole genome shotgun sequence, a single genomic region encodes these proteins:
- the postnb gene encoding periostin, osteoblast specific factor b, which translates to MKLLFVFALALFVLSTFDYADSSAYDKIVTHSRIRARKEGPNVCALQQVMGTKKKYFSTCRNWYHGSICGKKATVLYECCPGYIKLEGMPGCPAVAPIDHVYGSLALVKATSTQNYADISKLRPEIEGPGSFTLFAPSNEAWDLLDETVRNALVSNVNIELYNALHYHMVNKRLLTKDLKNGMTPTSMYNDLGLYINHYSNGVVTVNCARIIYGNQVATNGVVHVIDRVISSVGSTIQDVIEVDDDLTTLADVAQTAGLLEKLGQPGHYTLFAPTNDAFDKIGGDTMERLLSDKEVLKALLNFHLLNSVQCSEAIMAGTSYETLEGNNIEIGCDGESLTVNGIKMVLKKDIVTTNGVIHLIDQVLIPDSAKHVTELMGASQSTFGDMMTELGLSSEMRADAEYTLLAPLNDAFTDEVMSMDQRELRIILENHIIKSKLGLGQLYNGQQLETIGGKTLRVFIYRTAVCIENACLIRGSKEGSNGALHLMRTMLKPAEQSMFEILTESGRFKIFLSLMEAAGLTDLLRQEGGFTLFAPSDKAFAALTERELNLLKGDVNALRTILLYHFGNGIAIGGGLEARVTNLLKSLQGSNLQLKSADNAVQVNSVQLPETDKMATNGVIHFIDQILYPQDIPVGSQDLLMILRKLISYIQIKFVSGYRYQEIPLTFMKRIITRVVQQSPEIKKVTRVIEGQPSITKVTRVIEGQPSITKVTRVIEGQPSITKVTRVVSGPQYSVSSGTTNVEMEGIDLSRITTFQGNANLDSEQITRLIQTGNRRRGRN; encoded by the exons ATGAAGCTCCTTTTTGTGTTTGCCCTTGCACTCTTTGTGCTCTCTACTTTTGACTATGCTGACTCCTCAGCATATGACAAAATAGTTACCCACAGCCGCATCAGGGCAAGAAAAGAAGG ACCCAATGTGTGTGCACTTCAGCAAGTGATGGGGACAAAGAAGAAATACTTTAGCACTTGTCGTAATTGGTACCACGGGTCCATCTGTGGAAAGAAAGC GACTGTGCTGTATGAGTGCTGTCCGGGATACATCAAACTTGAAGGCATGCCAGGCTGTCCTGCAG ttgctCCAATTGACCACGTGTATGGGAGTCTTGCTCTAGTGAAGGCAACCTCAACCCAAAATTACGCGGACATTTCTAAACTAAGACCCGAGATTGAGGGACCAGGATCTTTCACTTTGTTTGCTCCGAGCAACGAGGCCTGGGACCTGTTGGACGAG ACAGTAAGGAATGCACTGGTCAGCAACGTCAACATTGAACTCTACAATGCTCTGCACTATCACATGGTTAACAAACGCCTGCTGACCAAAGATCTAAAGAACGGGATGACCCCGACCTCCATGTACAACGACCTGGGTCTATACATTAACCATTATTCCAATGGG GTGGTTACTGTAAACTGCGCCAGGATTATCTACGGTAACCAGGTCGCAACCAATGGAGTTGTTCATGTCATTGACCGTGTCATCAGTAGTGTTGGAAGCACTATCCAGGATGTGATTGAGGTTGATGATGACTTGACAACGCTAGCT GACGTAGCTCAGACCGCTGGACTGCTGGAAAAACTGGGTCAGCCAGGACACTACACTCTCTTTGCCCCCACCAATGACGCCTTTGATAAGATTGGTGGCGATACCATGGAAAGGCTTTTAAGTGACAAGGAGGTCCTCAAAG ctcttcTGAATTTCCACCTCCTGAACTCTGTCCAGTGCTCCGAGGCCATCATGGCTGGAACGTCTTATGAAACCCTCGAGGGAAACAACATTGAAATTGGCTGCGATGGCGAGAGCTTAACAGTTAATGGCATCAAAATGGTGCTCAAAAAGGACATAGTCACTACCAACGGTGTTATTCACCTTATTGACCAAGTGCTGATTCCAGACTCAG CTAAACATGTAACGGAACTGATGGGAGCTTCGCAGTCAACATTTGGTGACATGATGACTGAGCTGGGCCTTTCTAGTGAGATGAGAGCAGACGCTGAATACACTTTGCTGGCTCCTTTAAATGATGCCTTTACTG ATGAAGTGATGTCAATGGATCAAAGAGAGCTCAGGATCATCCTGGAGAACCACATCATAAAGAGTAAGCTTGGCCTTGGACAACTGTATAATGGCCAGCAGCTGGAGACCATTGGAGGAAAAACTCTCAGGGTCTTCATTTACCGCACG GCGGTGTGCATTGAGAACGCCTGCCTGATAAGAGGCAGCAAGGAAGGGAGCAACGGAGCCCTTCACCTCATGAGGACCATGTTGAAACCTGCAGAACAATCGATGTTTGAGATTCTGACTGAAAGCGGACGTTTCAA GATCTTTTTGTCTCTTATGGAAGCTGCCGGCTTGACGGACCTGCTCAGACAAGAGGGAGGCTTTACACTGTTTGCCCCCAGCGATAAGGCGTTTGCTGCTTTGACTGAAAGAGAACTGAACCTGTTGAAAG GAGACGTAAATGCTCTCAGGACAATCCTTCTATATCACTTTGGCAATGGTATTGCCATTGGAGGCGGCTTGGAGGCTCGTGTGACAAATCTTCTAAAATCTCTCCAGGGAAGCAACCTCCAACTGAAATCT GCAGACAATGCCGTACAAGTGAATTCTGTGCAGCTCCCAGAAACCGATAAAATGGCCACAAATGGTGTTATTCATTTTATCGACCAAATCTTATACCCTCAAG ATATCCCTGTGGGGAGTCAGGATCTCCTCATGATACTCAGGAAGCTCATCAGTTACATTCAAATCAAG tttgtttCAGGATACAGGTATCAGGAAATACCCCTTACATTTATGA aGAGGATCATCACACGTGTTGTCCAGCAAT CTCCTGAAATTAAAAAAGTGACAAGGGTTATTGAAGGGCAACCATCCATCACCAAGGTCACCAGAGTTATTGAAGGGCAACCCTCCATCACCAAGGTCACCAGGGTTATTGAAGGGCAACCATCCATCACCAAAGTCACCAGGGTTGTTTCAG GCCCTCAATATTCTGTCAGTTCAGGCACCACAAACGTTGAAATGGAAG GGATTGATCTCTCAAGAATTACTACCTTTCAAGGGAATGCTAATCTTGACTCCGAGCAAATTACCAGACTGATCCAGA CTGGCAACAGGAGGAGGGGAAGGAACTGA